The genomic region TCCGTCACGCTGTTGGCAAGGACGCGGACAGCGGCGCCGCGTGGCCAGTTCAACACGAAGACGTCCGTCAGCACGGTGTCGGAGGCATCTGCCGCCGCAAGACGTTTCTTGTGGTAGTCATGCGCGAAGGACTCGTCCGTCGCGAGAAATGCCGTGCCGCATTGCACACCGGCGGTGCCCATGGCGAGGGCCGCGGCCAATCCCCGGCCGTCGGCGATCCGCCGGAGACCACGACGGGGAGCCGGGTCTCCGCCATCAGCGCGGTCGCCAACGCGAAGGCACCGATGCGTCCGTGGACGTGGCCACCAGCCTCGATGCCCTGCGCGATCAGAACGTCGGCCCCGGCGGCCTCGGCGTCGCGGGCCGCCCGGATCGTTCCGGACCTGATGCAGCACAAGGCAGCCCGCCGCTTTCACCCGCGCCACCGCCCGCGGAACGACGTCCCAGAAGTAGGAGAACGCCGGGACGCCCAGGTCCAGACAGCAGTCGATCTGGGCATCAAGCAGGGCCGGGTCCGTGGCAGCCGGGATGAGGTTGACGGCGAACGGCCGATCGGTCGCGGCGCGCAGCGCTTGAACCTCGTCCGCAATCAGTGCGGGCGCCTCCCGCACCATGCCGAGCGTCGGATACCCGCCCGCCTCGGCCACGGCCGCCGCCAGTTCCCAGCGTGCTACCCCGCCCATGCCGGCAAGCAGGATCGGCACGTCGCAGCCCAGCAAAGCCGCAAAGCGGTGTGCGCAGCGATGGATAGTCGCCCAGCGTCATGTCGCCTCTTCCCTTGCCAGCCGCTCGCGCAGGTATTGCCGCAACACCACCGCCTGATTGCGATCGCGGTCCCTTGCGCCGTAGACGAGGACGACCGGACCCTTCCGACACCAGGCGAGGCAGCGCTCCACCGCATCCTGGGACTCGGCCAGTTCGGCGCGATAGCGGTTTGCGAAGGCATCCCACTTGTCGGGATCGTGGCCGAACCACTTGCGCAACGCGCTGCTCGGCGCGAGATCCTTCATCCATTCGTCGAGCTTCAGTGCGTCCTTGCTGATACCCCGCGGCCAGAGGCGGTCGACCAGCAACCGCGCGCCCCGAGTCGCGCCAAGGTCGTCGTAGACCCGGGCGAGCTCGATGTCCGGCGCCTTCGTCATTCCGCGGTATCGCCCATCATCAGGTCCAGCGCCTTGATGGAATGGGCGAAGGACGCACCCGCGCGCATCTCCGCGGCCACCCAGATCGCCTCCATGATCTGCTGGTCACTCGCGCCGGCGCGCCGTGCGGCCTTTACATGACCCTCGATGCACCAGGGGCATTGCGTGACGTGGGCG from Rhodospirillales bacterium harbors:
- a CDS encoding DUF488 family protein, which translates into the protein MTKAPDIELARVYDDLGATRGARLLVDRLWPRGISKDALKLDEWMKDLAPSSALRKWFGHDPDKWDAFANRYRAELAESQDAVERCLAWCRKGPVVLVYGARDRDRNQAVVLRQYLRERLAREEAT
- a CDS encoding carboxymuconolactone decarboxylase family protein, with product MADLRFPQGTRAHAERRHALAPEADDAFRAFSKAVFAAGALDVPTKQLIAVAVAHVTQCPWCIEGHVKAARRAGASDQQIMEAIWVAAEMRAGASFAHSIKALDLMMGDTAE